In the genome of Mixta calida, the window TCCTGCTCCAGCAGCGCATCGAATTGCCTGCGATTCGCCAGCCCGGTCAAGCCATCCACCAGCGCCAGCGATTGTAGCGTATGGTTTATTGTCGTCAGCTCATCCCTGACCTGCGTCAGCTCGATTTGGTTTCTGACATTGGCGCTAACCTGTCGTAAAACAAACCAGCCCATAATGATTATCATTGCCAGCAGCACCAGGTTCAGTATGACGTCAGTCAGATTCGCGGCAAGCCAGTCAGCGCGAATTTTATCGCGATCATAGCCTGCGGTGACAATCAACGGATACTGCTCCAGGCGGGCATAGCCGTAGATGCGCTCGATGCCGTCCAACGCCGAACGCCATGTCGCGCTGCCGCTGGCAGAGGTTTTAAGCATGGTGGTAAAGAGCGGACTGGCGGAGAGGCTTTTATTGATCACCGAATCCGGCAGCGGACGCACGTAGAGAACCGCACTGTCAGCCAGAATCAGCCCCAATACATCACGCTCGCCGAGAATGTAGTAGCTATAAAACTGCCTGAAGTAATCCACCTTTACCGTCGCCAGCGCCACGCCGGCAAATTCGCCTTTGCTGTCATTCAGACGCACCGATACCGGAATCACCAGATCGCCGGTGGAGCGGCTGCGGATGACACGGCTGATATGTGCTTTGGCATCATTATGCGTCCGGTGCCAGATAAAATATTCCCGATCCGCATTGCTGGCTTTGGCAGGGATATAGTTCCCCGATGTAACGATCCAATTGCCCTGCTTATCATAAATAAACAGGCCATGCAGCTGCGCCAGCTTGCCATGCTGCTCCTTCAACTGACGAGCAAATGCCGGAGAGGAGGCATAGCCCGGCCCGTTTTGCCGCAGCTGTCTCACCGCGTCGGCCAGCGTGATATCGACCTGAAGAAACGCATCCTGCGCCTGGCGCGCCAGCGAGACCGAAAGATTGCGGGCGTCATTTTCGCTTTTAGTCAACGTATGTTCCCAGGAAACCCATAGCGACCAGCTGTTGATGCCAATGACGGCCAGGCCGGTAAACAACAAGAAAACGGCCATGCTTCGACCAAGAGAAGTGCGTAAAAGTGATGAAACTGAGCTATCCGATTTTCTGGTAATGACTCCAACTTATTGATAGTGTTTTATGTTCAGATAATGCCCGATGACTTTGTCATGCAGCTGCACCGATTTTGAGAACGACAGCGACTTCCGTCCCAGCCGTGCCAGGTGCTGCCTCAGATTCAGGTTATGCCGCTCAATTCGCTGCGTATATCGCTTGCTGATTACGTGCAGCTTTCCCTTCAGGCGGGATTCATACAGCGGCCAGCCATCCGTCATCCATATCACCACGTCAAAGGGTGACAGCAGGCTCATAAGACGCCCCAGCGTCGCCATAGTGCGTTCACCGAATACGTGCGCAACAACCGTCTTCCGGAGCCTGTCATACGCGTAAAACAGCCAGCGCTGGCGCGATTTAGCCCCGACATAGCCCACTGTTCGTCCATTTCCGCGCAGACGATGACGTCACTGCCCGGCTGTATGCGCGAGGTTACCGACTGCGGCCTGAGTTTTTTAAGTGACGTAAAATCGTGTTGAGGCCAACGCCCATAATGCGGGCGGTTGCCCGGCATCCAACGCCATTCATGGCCATATCAATGATTTTCTGGTGCGTACCGGGTTGAGAAGCGGTGTAAGTGAACTGCAGTTGCCATGTTTTACGGCAGTGAGAGCAGAGATAGCGCTGATGTCCGGCAGTGCTTTTGCCGTTACGCACCACCCCGTCAGTAGCTGAACAGGAGGGACAGGTGATAGAAACAGAAGCCACTGGAGCACCTCAAAAACACCATCATACACTAAATCAGTAAGTTGGCAGCATCACCCGAATAAGGTGCTTTATATTTTTGATTGATGGATACTTTAAGGATTAAAAATATTATCCTTATGCAGCTTGTTCTCTTTTCCTGGGTCAAGACCTGCAGCAAGCCATGATCCACATTCGTCCCGCTTTTCCCTGGCTTGCTTCAATGACATATCAGGATTTTACCCAGCGTCATCCAGATCGGGGCGCAATTACGCCCACCAATACGGAAGAAAAAACAAAACTTAGCGCTCCCTTTTGGCTCACGCGAACGGAAAGCCCGCGACCATCAGCTATGATTTTTGCCTATCCTGCGGCTTCCCGTGCAAAGCTTTCAGCGCCTTATCCGACAGTTTTTTCACCCCCATACCCCCCCTTTTGCAATACACATTGCAATACGCGATTACATGTAACCCACCGATAGGCACGAAAAAACAGACAATGTAAAAAGCCAACAGCCTTTTTATAAACATACATTTATGGACAATACCTGATTTTTCGTAATGTCTCATGGGTTATTGTGATGGTTTATGGATCACAAACCAGAGCAAAAGTTGTACAGAACAGACGTCCCCTGACCATGCAGCTGTAAAACGTGCTGGCATTCGGCGGCGTAATCCGTACCATACGCGCCATACTTATGCATGCTGGCTGTTATCTGCCGGTGCGAATCCGTCATTTATCGCTAACCAGATGGGGCATGAGAACGCGCAAAGGGTGTGTCATAGTGACACCACCTGGATTGAAGAAATGAACGGCGATCGGCTTAATGCCCGTCTGGCGATGTAGCAATCCCGCCCCTTATCTGCCCTTGCTGGTTCCTGAGACATTAAAAATGCAAGAAAACCAACCAAATAACAAAAAAGAGCAGTACAACCTGAACAAACTCCAGAAGCGCCTGCGCCGCAACGTGGGCGAAGCGATTGCCGATTTCAATATGATTGAAGAAGGCGACCGCATCATGGTCTGCCTGTCAGGTGGCAAAGACAGCTATACGATGCTGGAAATTCTGCGCAACCTGCAACAGAGCGCGCCGGTGAATTTTTCGCTGGTGGCGGTCAATCTTGACCAGAAGCAGCCGGGCTTCCCGGAGCATGTGCTGCCGCAGTATCTGGAATCGCTCGGCGTGGAATATAAAATCGTCGAAGAGAACACTTACGGCATCGTCAAAGATAAAATTCCGGAAGGCAAAACCACCTGCTCGCTCTGTTCACGCCTGCGTCGCGGCATTCTTTACCGTACGGCTACCGAGCTGGGCTGCACCAAAATCGCACTGGGGCATCATCGCGACGATATTTTGCAGACGTTGTTTTTGAATATGTTCTACGGCGGCAAGATGAAAGGCATGCCGCCGAAGCTGATGAGCGACGACGGCAAGCATATCGTTATCCGTCCGCTGGCCTACTGCCGCGAAAAAGATATCGAGCGTTTCGCCATTGCGCGCCAGTATCCGATTATCCCCTGCAACCTGTGCGGCTCGCAGCCGAATCTGCAGCGTCAGGTGATCGCCGATATGCTGCGCGACTGGGATAAACGTTATCCGGGACGGATAGAAACTATGTTCAGCGCAATGCAGAACGTGGTGCCTTCTCACCTGGCTGATACCACGCTGTTTGATTTCAAAAGCATTCAGCACGGCAGCGAAGTGGTGGACGGCGGCGATCTCGCCTTTGACCGCGAAACGCTGCCGCTGCAACCTGTCGGCTGGCAGCCGGAAGAAGATGATGTCGCGCCCGGCGCGCGTCTCGATATTCTGGAAATTAAATAGTATTTAACGCCATACCGGAGATGACCGGTATGGCGGCGATCACATATGCGGCGGTGGATCGATAATGGGTTCCGGGTCCGGCGAGGGATCGGGCTGCGGCTGGGGTTGCGGAATCGGCTCTGGAATCGGCACGGGATCGGTCGGCACAGGATCGGAAGCGGAAATTTGATGGGGTGTCCACTTAGTCAGCATACTCTCCTCCTCATTGGCTCACTTCTTTAAGCGTAGAGGAGTTTGCCGTTAAGTGGCGAAGCGGCAAAAAAAAAGCCGGCGTTTAAGCCGGCGTCGTACGAATCAATTGTGCTATGCAGTAATTCAAAAAAAGGAAGTAAGACAATATGGAGCGCAACGCCCATCGCTTGACGTTGCATTCACCTGCGAGAAAGAGTTTGCCCCAGCTGTAGCTGACGTTTATTGACACCGATCAGCTTTTTTTCGCTTTCTTGCCTCACCGGGTCCTGTCGCTACAACCACTTACGTTTACGCAACCACAGGGCAACACCCACCACCAGTACGACTAACATCAGACAAAAAATCGCAAATCCCTGATGGCTTTCCGCGCCAGGAATGCCGCCCAGATTGACGCCAAACAGGCCGGTGAGAAAGGTGGTCGGGAGAAAAAGCATCGCCAACAGCGACATGGTGTAGGTGCGTCGGTTCATCGCTTCCGCCATCACCGAGGCGATCTCATCCGCCAGCACGGCGGTGCGCGCTACGCTGGCATCGAGATCGTCGAGGCTGCGCCCCAGCCGGTCGGAAATTTCCTGCATGCGGCGACGTTCATCATCATCCATCCAGCCCAGCTTTTCGCTGGCCAGCCGCGCATAGACATCCCGCTGCGGCGCCATATAGCGTCGCATCACGATCAGCTGCTTGCGCAGCAGCGCCAGCTCGCCGCGCGGCGGCACGTTCTGATCCATCAGCGCATCTTCCAACTCAATAATCTTATCCTGCAAGTCTTCGATAAATTCACTGGCGTGGTCGGTTAACACGTCGCACACCTCTACCAGCCAGCTGCCACCATCGACCGGACCATTGCCGTTTTGCAGCTCGTTCAACACCTCATCGATGGCGTATACCTTGCGGCGGCGCGTGGAGACAATCAGCTTATCGTTGATAAACACCCGAATGGCGACCAGCTGATCGGGACGGGAATCACTGTTGAGGTTAACGCTGCGCAGCGTGATCATAAATCCGTCGCCGAGCCGGCTGACGCGCGGACGCAGGCTGTCGCCCGCCAGCGCATCGCGCACCGCATCCGGGATCAGCGGCGTGGTGGAGAGCCACTCGGCGCTCTGCCGGTGGGTATAGTTAAGGTGCAGCCAACAGGGCCGCTCGCAGTGGATAACATCTTTATCTTCAATCGGGATAAGACCGCCCTGTCCATCAAGCTGGCAGGCGATAATCGCATCCGATACCTGTAGCGCTTTTCCTTCTATGACGTTCACGTCATGCCTCTTAAGCCGCATAATCAATGTGATACAGTCTAGCGCGCCGCCAGGCAGAATCAATCTTCCGGCGCGGCGCCAGGCGTTATCGCTGGGGAAAAGCGCAATGAGAGTGCGCCAGCGTTATCAGCAACCAGCATAAAAGTATAGCGGCAGTCGAAGCAGAGGCCGGTGAGGCGCGTCCTGCCATTACGGCGACAGGACGCATTCGTTTCGTTAAGGGACGCCTGAACCTCAGTGCTTCAGAATATAGAGCTGGCGGCTGTAGGCGACATCTTCCGGGTTGTTGATCGGATAGCCTTTGACCCACGGTTTAATCAGGCGACCGTTGGTGTATTGATAAATCGGCGCAATCGGCACCTGCGAATCAATAATCTGTTCCGCCCGGTTGTAGTCCTCATTGCGCGCCTGAGCGTTGCTTTCCTTGCTCGCCTGCGCCAGCACCGCATCATAGTCGGCGTTATGGAAGCGGGCGATATTGCCGCTGTGGCTGGAGGTCAGCAGGCTCAGGAA includes:
- a CDS encoding sensor domain-containing diguanylate cyclase, producing the protein MAVFLLFTGLAVIGINSWSLWVSWEHTLTKSENDARNLSVSLARQAQDAFLQVDITLADAVRQLRQNGPGYASSPAFARQLKEQHGKLAQLHGLFIYDKQGNWIVTSGNYIPAKASNADREYFIWHRTHNDAKAHISRVIRSRSTGDLVIPVSVRLNDSKGEFAGVALATVKVDYFRQFYSYYILGERDVLGLILADSAVLYVRPLPDSVINKSLSASPLFTTMLKTSASGSATWRSALDGIERIYGYARLEQYPLIVTAGYDRDKIRADWLAANLTDVILNLVLLAMIIIMGWFVLRQVSANVRNQIELTQVRDELTTINHTLQSLALVDGLTGLANRRQFDALLEQELQRSRKSGEPLSLIMLDIDFFKRYNDTYGHVAGDMCLKKVGTVLRGLTHRHSDVVARYGGEEFAIILPFAGVADVKLFAEKAVRAVREAGLLHEATERQEKVVTISAGCCTLIASGQQGEAERLKERADKALYDAKRNGRNRAEMSA
- the ttcA gene encoding tRNA 2-thiocytidine(32) synthetase TtcA — protein: MQENQPNNKKEQYNLNKLQKRLRRNVGEAIADFNMIEEGDRIMVCLSGGKDSYTMLEILRNLQQSAPVNFSLVAVNLDQKQPGFPEHVLPQYLESLGVEYKIVEENTYGIVKDKIPEGKTTCSLCSRLRRGILYRTATELGCTKIALGHHRDDILQTLFLNMFYGGKMKGMPPKLMSDDGKHIVIRPLAYCREKDIERFAIARQYPIIPCNLCGSQPNLQRQVIADMLRDWDKRYPGRIETMFSAMQNVVPSHLADTTLFDFKSIQHGSEVVDGGDLAFDRETLPLQPVGWQPEEDDVAPGARLDILEIK
- the ynaL gene encoding proline-rich small protein YnaL, translated to MLTKWTPHQISASDPVPTDPVPIPEPIPQPQPQPDPSPDPEPIIDPPPHM
- the zntB gene encoding zinc transporter ZntB, with translation MNVIEGKALQVSDAIIACQLDGQGGLIPIEDKDVIHCERPCWLHLNYTHRQSAEWLSTTPLIPDAVRDALAGDSLRPRVSRLGDGFMITLRSVNLNSDSRPDQLVAIRVFINDKLIVSTRRRKVYAIDEVLNELQNGNGPVDGGSWLVEVCDVLTDHASEFIEDLQDKIIELEDALMDQNVPPRGELALLRKQLIVMRRYMAPQRDVYARLASEKLGWMDDDERRRMQEISDRLGRSLDDLDASVARTAVLADEIASVMAEAMNRRTYTMSLLAMLFLPTTFLTGLFGVNLGGIPGAESHQGFAIFCLMLVVLVVGVALWLRKRKWL